In Neorhodopirellula lusitana, the following are encoded in one genomic region:
- a CDS encoding protein kinase domain-containing protein, producing MTDDKSSNSKTESDPPEFDPDATVEELGDDPNATVADTGQDDPNATVADAEAFDPDATVAETELDDPNATVLETEDVDLDATVEETTPFDPDATVLEDPNFDPDFDPNATVAEDDSDRTVVEVDLDATVEEDPLAGTVLDETAAFDASDAQSQSRLDETAETIAGLSAHLASSSQTDDDDGFDTGPVDDDATLQWDTADHGSTVDLDAKESPILVGRNLGQTINPRELSPAEADYWQGICDEFAEGGSGVKSAVTSLPPAIDRTIVETRLQIRSQSVATQLQGENEAADYRLVRLLGRGGMGNVFVARQGSLDRLIAVKVIRPLEKDKREKLAAEGKLDKVEQNRRQQFLTEAVVTGDLDHPNIVPIHDVAVSGDSTLFYSMKRVVGTPWSEVIHEKSRDENVEILIKVADAIGFAHTRGVVHRDIKPENVMLGDFGVVMVMDWGIALAKPEFEKLDSITPATGLGGTPSMMSPEMAIGPIEEIGPAADIYLLGATLFMIVTGKPPHHAANVSMCLRAVATNQIRDFDQKHRGELMNIAMKAMATNPADRYPDTKSFQDALREYRSHAESISLASRAEEDHQDAIKNASYSSFSRAQFGFEEAIALWPGNQIASDGLHQNRIDHARAAYANHDYDLGLTLLDENEPDHADLLARLKEALRQRRQRESRFGLLKKTAAALLAFILIGGSGAIYKIDLERTRATENAMLAKREAKIANTERLRADKNAEEAIINGKLAVQKEQEARLNAERANVNAQKAETNAKIASENAELAKRNAEDAKRQSAAAQASAKVARLAQSQAEYESYASKIGLTKARIDRNEFSEARRLIQELSKGKPADEVPWEIRYLSSLANQATASASAPAPLVHLALPQAKPDGRRSGLVAMADGTIASIQVNAETNLLKIGPQVELPGGANATAIAVSENTSGAFVGDELGNIHVVLPTDDLASLDTTSLGSILKGHSDAITAVQPIDDRFLVSASQDRTVRVWDLTTSRPNRSTATLWHIAPVVAVSTVPTADGTLIAAAVSERGVGHVVLWKSSETTPNQFERIGVLDGFDTALTSVRISSNGDQVATGEAGGVVKVWTVSKLKRRETEALVQRAVQAVASGKRPSNNTSAQRSDAVTILGSISDSSTEGKSPDVSPAHTSPVRQLRFSSDGQSLLSSGDDYLANVWTNHAGTLPRTSDWIRTQQLRGHGGPVQDASWLESDTNPDVTKVLTVSTDRSARLWTVNHNDRESLNKKINKQTSANDTSRTSLKKSGLAAPVHDDEIWSASLSADGQQIVTASRDRTAKVLALNPLGSGYELTTQLTPDQEDSQSVTAPSQRQLQEGSPFRAMSMKTDPQRKYLFVGGADSIIRIWDIAQGTEVGTIAGTGLNNILAIAPDTRGGNRQSDSSGPIWILTGSSTEGTSAMIWSWDPTTRRSRLMHRLKGHEETVAAVALSRDGRSAITGDRAGRVILWNVASGQPIGEPIDLLRGTRINDAVFDHKQNSVWLAADDERLSEIDLDARRIVRQFDHQGFVTQVQISEDGTQALTLSELQKVDSTIHRATLWQLSDESPQTLAKLTVESGDRTLGGGRPGINSIQFAPSSREAVLCMTPSGEAGSRAEIWELGNAAKPAERTLAFGLPAKIGDVSSVVIAPQNEIITLHGSSAFCWNTQTGSLAKSYRSHGALTVAAFSPDGKMIATGSRSIKIWDARSGKAITKLETPHEGIVRSIAFLPNPTGDASASNLFVSGGDDGQIRAWRLDQQTLNFSEVPLLNDQPSTGRPLSLSVSNDGKNLLATTDLGEVIVYDLQSGSSRMLLSDPAIGAVRTGCFSPDGQYAAAAGDDRLARAWNLDNDDPPVIAQGHAEAIEDIAIFGTTRQNNQRLFTASQDRSVRVWDPRDPTNPTRGRELLELVGHQDGVTSVSLNPSGDVMVTAGRDGRVLLWSAASGRSVAGR from the coding sequence ATGACGGACGACAAGTCATCCAACTCGAAAACTGAATCCGATCCGCCTGAATTTGATCCCGACGCCACCGTCGAGGAGCTCGGCGACGATCCCAATGCAACCGTTGCTGATACTGGCCAGGACGATCCCAACGCGACGGTAGCGGATGCGGAGGCTTTCGATCCCGATGCCACCGTAGCCGAAACGGAGCTCGATGATCCCAATGCCACCGTTTTAGAAACCGAAGATGTGGACTTGGACGCAACCGTCGAAGAGACCACGCCGTTTGATCCCGATGCGACCGTCCTCGAAGACCCTAACTTCGATCCTGACTTCGATCCGAATGCGACCGTCGCAGAAGACGATTCCGATCGAACCGTTGTCGAGGTGGATTTAGACGCCACTGTTGAGGAAGACCCTCTTGCCGGAACGGTGCTAGATGAAACGGCCGCATTTGATGCGTCGGATGCCCAAAGTCAATCACGATTGGACGAGACTGCCGAGACGATTGCAGGGCTATCAGCTCATTTAGCCTCATCATCCCAAACCGATGACGATGATGGCTTTGACACCGGCCCCGTGGACGATGATGCAACCCTTCAATGGGACACAGCCGACCACGGATCGACGGTTGATTTAGATGCCAAAGAATCACCGATCTTGGTCGGGCGCAACCTTGGGCAAACGATCAACCCACGAGAATTGTCACCTGCCGAGGCGGACTACTGGCAAGGCATTTGTGACGAGTTCGCCGAAGGTGGTTCCGGCGTGAAGTCGGCCGTGACATCACTGCCGCCAGCGATCGATCGCACGATCGTCGAAACGCGATTGCAAATCCGAAGTCAAAGCGTTGCCACCCAACTGCAAGGCGAGAACGAAGCGGCCGACTACCGACTGGTGCGACTTCTCGGTCGCGGCGGAATGGGAAACGTGTTTGTGGCCCGCCAGGGATCACTGGACCGGTTGATCGCCGTCAAAGTGATTCGCCCCCTCGAAAAAGACAAGCGAGAAAAGCTCGCTGCGGAAGGCAAACTCGATAAAGTCGAACAGAATCGCCGTCAACAATTTTTGACCGAAGCGGTCGTGACGGGCGACTTGGATCACCCCAACATCGTCCCCATTCACGATGTTGCGGTCAGCGGTGACTCGACGCTTTTCTATTCCATGAAACGCGTCGTGGGCACTCCCTGGTCGGAAGTGATCCACGAAAAGTCGCGTGACGAGAACGTTGAAATCCTGATCAAGGTGGCCGACGCGATCGGCTTCGCACACACTCGAGGCGTTGTCCACCGCGACATCAAACCCGAAAACGTGATGCTAGGTGACTTCGGCGTCGTCATGGTGATGGACTGGGGCATCGCACTGGCGAAACCCGAATTCGAAAAGCTAGATTCGATCACACCGGCGACCGGACTGGGCGGCACCCCATCGATGATGTCGCCCGAAATGGCGATCGGCCCGATCGAAGAGATTGGTCCCGCGGCAGATATCTATCTGCTCGGTGCGACCCTATTCATGATCGTCACGGGCAAACCGCCACACCACGCCGCCAACGTCAGCATGTGCTTGCGAGCGGTCGCGACGAACCAAATTCGCGACTTCGATCAAAAGCACCGCGGCGAGTTGATGAACATCGCGATGAAGGCGATGGCAACTAACCCTGCCGATCGATATCCCGATACCAAGTCGTTCCAAGATGCGTTACGCGAATACCGTTCGCACGCCGAATCGATCTCATTGGCCAGCCGCGCCGAGGAAGACCACCAAGACGCTATCAAGAACGCGTCCTACTCCAGTTTCTCGCGTGCACAATTCGGATTCGAAGAAGCAATCGCTCTTTGGCCAGGCAACCAAATCGCGTCGGACGGACTCCATCAAAATCGCATCGATCACGCTAGAGCGGCCTACGCCAATCACGACTACGATTTGGGCCTAACGCTTCTTGATGAAAACGAGCCCGATCATGCGGACCTTCTCGCCCGCCTGAAAGAAGCACTGCGGCAACGGCGGCAACGCGAGTCCCGTTTTGGACTGCTCAAAAAAACCGCCGCGGCGTTGCTGGCCTTCATCTTGATTGGCGGAAGTGGCGCGATCTACAAGATTGACCTGGAACGAACGCGAGCCACTGAAAACGCGATGCTGGCCAAACGCGAAGCCAAGATTGCAAACACAGAACGCCTCCGCGCCGACAAGAATGCCGAAGAAGCAATCATCAACGGCAAACTCGCGGTACAAAAGGAACAAGAAGCTCGATTGAACGCTGAAAGGGCAAACGTGAATGCCCAAAAAGCTGAAACGAATGCGAAGATCGCTAGCGAGAATGCAGAACTGGCCAAGCGGAATGCCGAAGATGCCAAACGCCAGTCAGCCGCCGCCCAGGCCAGCGCCAAGGTCGCCAGACTGGCTCAATCGCAAGCCGAGTACGAGTCGTATGCATCCAAGATTGGACTTACCAAGGCCCGCATTGATCGCAACGAGTTTAGCGAAGCCCGGCGTTTGATCCAGGAACTATCCAAAGGCAAACCCGCCGACGAAGTTCCCTGGGAAATCCGCTACCTATCGTCTCTCGCCAACCAAGCGACCGCGTCCGCATCCGCACCAGCTCCGCTGGTCCATCTCGCTTTGCCACAAGCGAAGCCAGACGGACGACGATCTGGACTTGTCGCAATGGCCGATGGAACGATCGCATCCATCCAGGTCAATGCGGAAACCAACTTATTGAAAATCGGGCCCCAGGTCGAATTGCCGGGTGGTGCAAACGCTACCGCAATCGCCGTTAGCGAAAACACCTCCGGCGCATTTGTTGGTGACGAACTCGGAAACATCCACGTCGTCTTGCCAACCGACGACCTTGCTAGCTTGGACACAACGTCACTTGGTTCCATTCTAAAAGGGCATAGCGATGCCATCACCGCGGTGCAGCCAATTGACGATCGATTCTTGGTCTCGGCATCCCAAGACCGAACAGTACGTGTCTGGGACTTGACCACAAGTCGTCCAAACAGATCCACAGCGACGTTGTGGCACATTGCTCCCGTTGTCGCTGTCTCTACAGTTCCGACCGCTGACGGCACGCTGATTGCCGCCGCCGTTAGCGAACGCGGCGTGGGACATGTTGTGCTTTGGAAATCGAGCGAGACTACGCCGAATCAATTCGAACGAATCGGTGTGCTGGACGGTTTCGACACGGCATTAACCAGCGTCCGAATTTCCTCCAACGGTGATCAGGTCGCGACGGGAGAAGCGGGTGGTGTGGTGAAGGTGTGGACGGTTTCCAAATTGAAACGACGAGAAACCGAAGCCCTCGTCCAACGTGCAGTCCAAGCCGTGGCGTCCGGCAAACGTCCCTCGAACAACACGTCCGCCCAACGCTCCGATGCGGTCACGATCCTTGGATCCATCTCTGACTCAAGCACGGAAGGCAAGAGCCCCGACGTATCCCCAGCCCACACATCGCCGGTCAGGCAACTGCGATTTTCGTCTGACGGGCAATCCCTGTTGTCGAGTGGAGACGACTACTTGGCGAACGTTTGGACGAATCACGCTGGCACTTTGCCCCGAACCAGCGATTGGATTCGCACCCAACAACTGCGCGGCCACGGCGGCCCTGTTCAAGACGCGAGTTGGCTTGAATCGGACACCAACCCCGACGTTACTAAAGTGCTCACCGTCAGCACCGATCGATCCGCTCGCTTGTGGACGGTCAATCACAATGACCGAGAATCACTCAACAAGAAGATCAACAAACAAACTTCGGCGAACGACACATCGAGAACATCACTTAAGAAATCGGGTTTAGCGGCCCCGGTCCACGACGATGAGATCTGGTCAGCCTCCCTATCAGCCGACGGCCAACAAATTGTCACGGCCAGTCGAGACCGAACCGCCAAGGTACTCGCATTGAACCCGCTCGGTTCCGGCTACGAATTGACAACCCAGCTGACTCCTGATCAGGAGGACTCCCAATCGGTGACCGCCCCATCACAACGACAGCTTCAAGAAGGAAGTCCGTTTCGTGCGATGTCGATGAAAACCGATCCACAACGAAAGTATCTATTCGTAGGTGGAGCGGATTCGATCATCCGCATTTGGGACATCGCCCAAGGTACCGAGGTCGGGACCATCGCGGGAACGGGACTGAACAACATCTTGGCGATCGCCCCAGACACACGTGGAGGCAACCGTCAAAGCGACTCATCAGGTCCAATCTGGATACTGACGGGATCCAGCACCGAGGGGACCAGCGCGATGATCTGGTCCTGGGATCCGACAACTCGACGTTCACGATTGATGCATCGTTTGAAAGGCCACGAAGAAACCGTCGCCGCAGTCGCATTGTCACGTGACGGGCGTTCGGCGATTACGGGCGACCGGGCAGGACGTGTCATTCTGTGGAACGTTGCTTCAGGTCAACCGATCGGTGAACCGATTGATCTCTTGCGAGGGACACGAATTAACGACGCGGTATTCGACCACAAACAAAATTCCGTTTGGTTGGCCGCCGACGATGAGCGTTTGAGTGAAATCGATCTGGACGCAAGACGGATCGTCCGCCAATTCGATCACCAAGGGTTCGTCACCCAGGTCCAAATTTCAGAAGACGGTACACAAGCTCTGACGCTTTCCGAGCTGCAAAAGGTCGATAGCACGATCCACCGAGCCACCCTCTGGCAACTCAGCGACGAAAGTCCTCAAACCCTGGCGAAGCTGACCGTCGAGTCAGGCGATCGCACTCTTGGCGGTGGCCGACCAGGTATCAATTCGATTCAGTTCGCACCCTCGTCGCGTGAAGCTGTTCTTTGCATGACGCCTTCCGGCGAAGCGGGCAGTCGAGCGGAGATTTGGGAATTGGGCAACGCGGCCAAACCTGCAGAACGAACACTCGCTTTTGGTTTGCCTGCCAAGATTGGTGACGTGTCCAGTGTCGTGATCGCGCCGCAGAACGAGATCATCACACTGCATGGCAGTTCCGCGTTTTGCTGGAACACACAAACCGGCTCGCTCGCCAAGAGCTACCGCTCTCACGGCGCGTTGACCGTCGCCGCCTTTTCGCCGGACGGCAAGATGATCGCAACGGGCAGTCGCAGCATTAAGATCTGGGACGCTCGCTCGGGTAAAGCCATCACCAAGCTGGAAACGCCGCACGAAGGAATCGTTCGCTCGATTGCGTTCCTGCCTAACCCAACCGGCGACGCTTCGGCTAGCAACTTGTTCGTCTCGGGGGGCGACGATGGCCAAATCCGAGCATGGCGACTGGACCAGCAGACACTGAACTTTTCCGAAGTGCCGCTTTTGAACGATCAACCCTCAACCGGTCGACCGCTATCGCTATCGGTTTCCAATGACGGGAAGAATCTACTTGCCACCACCGATTTGGGTGAAGTGATCGTCTACGATTTGCAGTCCGGTTCGTCACGAATGCTACTAAGCGACCCGGCCATAGGCGCGGTGCGGACGGGGTGTTTTTCACCGGATGGCCAATACGCTGCGGCAGCGGGAGACGATCGCTTGGCCCGAGCGTGGAATCTGGACAACGACGATCCACCGGTCATCGCTCAGGGACACGCCGAGGCCATCGAAGACATCGCGATATTCGGTACCACGCGGCAAAACAACCAGCGTCTCTTCACGGCTAGCCAGGACCGCAGCGTTCGCGTTTGGGATCCACGTGATCCCACTAACCCAACTCGCGGTCGCGAACTGCTTGAACTGGTTGGGCATCAGGATGGTGTCACCTCCGTTAGCCTGAACCCCAGCGGTGATGTCATGGTCACAGCGGGACGGGATGGACGCGTCCTGCTTTGGTCGGCGGCATCGGGACGCTCGGTTGCCGGTCGCTAA